The DNA sequence CTGGTGGCCGGCTGTTTGCCTCGCCATTGGCTAAGAGCATTGCCCGCGAGAAAGGCATCGACCTGAACACCATCAAAGGCTCGGGCGAAAACGGCCGCATCGTGTCGCGCGACCTGGAAAGCGCCCAGCCCGGCGCGGCCCCGGCCGCTGCTCCGCAAGCTGCTCCGGCCGCCGCGCCGCAGGCGGCCCCCGCTGCTGCTGCGCCCCAGGCTGCCGCACCAGCTCCGGCTGCTGCCCCCGCCGCTCAGCCCGCCGACGGCACCTACACCGACACGCCCGTGTCGCAGATGCGTAAAGTCATTGCCCGCCGCCTCTCGGAAAGCCTGTTCACGGCCCCGCATTTCTATCTGACGATGGAAATCCTGATGGACCGGGCTATGGAAGTCCGTACCCAGCTCAACACCCTCTCGCCGGTGAAGCTCAGCTTCAACGACCTGGTTATCAAGGCGGCCGCCGTGGCCCTGAAGCAGCACCCGGCCGTTAACTCGTCGTGGCTCGGCGACAAAATCCGCCAGAACAAGGTGGTCAACATCGGCGTGGCCGTAGCCGTGGACGAAGGTCTGCTGGTGCCCGTGGTGCGCAACGCCGACGGCAAAGGCCTCGCGACTATTGCCACGGAAGTGAAAGAGCTGGCCGGCAAAGCCAAATCGAAGAAGCTGCAGCCCGCCGAGTGGGAGGGCAGCACCTTCACCATCTCCAACCTGGGCATGTTCGGCATCGAGGAGTTCACGGCCATCATCAACCCGCCGGATGCCTGCATCCTGGCCGTGGGCGGCATCAAGCAGACCGCCGTGGTACGCGACGGGCAGCTGGCCATTGGCAACGTCATGAAAGTAACCCTCTCGTGCGACCACCGCGTGGTGGACGGCGCGACCGGGGCGGCTTTCCTGCAGACGCTCAAGGCCCTGCTGGAAGACCCGATGAAAATGCTGATCTGATAGCCAGAGCGCAGCTTTATTGCCAGTAACAGAAAAACCAGCCCCATCCGGCTGGTTTTTTTGCTGAAGGACCTACTTCATTGCAAAACCCCTATACTTGCCGGTGAGGGAGGCATTGAGGCCAATGCTGCCCGGTTATTCACCAATTCAACTCTGAGTATGCGGAAAAGTATAGCTGTAGTAGCCCTGTGCATGGCCAGTGCCACGGCCTGGGGGCAGAGTCAGACGCTCAGTGGCCGGGTGCTGGATGCTGCCGGCCGGCCCGTCATCGGGGCCACCGTGGTGGAGAAAGGCACCAACAACGGTACGGCCACCGACAACGCGGGCCGCTTCACCTTATCGTCGCGGACCAGCAGCCCGCGCCTGCTCATCAGCTCCATCGGCTTTGCCCCGCAGGAGGTGACGGCCGGCAGCGGCGAAATCAGCGTGAGCCTGGCCGAGGCCACCACCAGCCTGGGCACCGTGCAGGTGGTCGGCTCGCGCAGCCAGAACCGCTCCGTGACCGACTCGCCCTCGCCAGTGGACATTATCGACCTGCGCGAGGTGACCACCAAAACCGGCCAACTCGACGTGAACCAGCTGCTGCAATTTGTGGCGCCTTCCTTCAACTCCAACCGCCAGACCGGCTCCGACGGGGCCGACCACGTGGACCCGGCCTCCCTGCGCGGCCTGGGCCCCGACCAGACCCTGGTGCTGGTAAACGGCAAGCGCCAGCACCAGTCGGCCCTGGTGAACCTGTTTGGCTCGCGGGGCCGCGGCAATACCGGCACCGACCTGAACGTCATTCCGGCCGCCAGCATCGAGCGAATCGAGATTCTGCGCGACGGGGCGGCGGCCCAGTACGGCTCCGACGCCATTGCCGGTGTGATTAACATCGTGCTGAAAAGCTCCGTCGATGAGCTGACGGCCAGCGTGAACTACGGCGCCTACGAGGCCAAATACCGCCGCGACGACCAGAAGTTTGACGGCGGCAACTTCAACGCCAACGTCAACTACGGTCTGGGGCTGGGGGAGCGGGGCAGCTTTATCAACGCCACGCTCGACTTCAACCAGCGCCAGCACACCCAGCGGGCCGATGTGCCCTCACCCGACGGGCTGGCCCGGCGCGAGTACGGCGACCCGAAGGTATCGAACGTGTCGGCGTACCTGAACTCCAAGTTTGCCGTCAGCGACCAGACCTACGTGTACGCTTTCGGCGGGGCTAACAAGCGCCAGGGTGACGCCTACGCCTGGACGCGCTTTGCCGACGACGACCGGAACGTGCCCGCCATTTACCCCAACGGCTTCGACCCCATCATTACCAGCGACATCTGGGACGCGTCGGCCGTGCTGGGTTTGCGCACTAAGCTCGGCGAGTGGGATTTGGACCTGAGCAACAACTTCGGGTCCAACCGCTTCGAGTACGGCGTGCGCAACTCCCTGAATGCCTCGCTGGGCGCCAGTTCACCCACCAGCTTCAGGGCCGGCGGCTTCCAGTTGCAGCAGCAGGTGCAAAGCGTGGGCCTCACGCGCAACTACAAAACCGTATTGCAGGGCCTGAACCTGGCGGCCGGGGCCGAGTGGCGGCACGAGTGGTACACCTTGTTTGCGGGTGAGGAAAAGTCGTACCGCAACTACAACGCCGACTTTACCGGCGGCTCCCAGGGCTTCCCCGGCTTCCAGCCCAGTGACGAAATAAAGGCCCAGCGCGACAACCTGGGCCTGTACGTGGATGCTGAGCTGAGCGTGACGGCCCAGTGGCTGGTGGCTGCCGCGCTGCGCTACGAGCACTACACCGACTTCGGCAGCACGCTCACCTACAAGGCATCCACGCGCTACAACCTGACCGAATTTCTGACCCTGCGGGGTACTTACAGCACCGGCTTCCGGGCCCCGTCTTTGGCCCAGATCAACTTCAACTCCACTTTTACCAACTTCATCGGCGGCGACCCGGTGGAAGTGCTGCTGGCCCGTAACAACAGCGCCGTAACCCAGAAGCTGGGCATTCCGAGCCTGCGCCAGGAAACCTCCAACAGCGCCAACATCGGCCTGACCAGCCGCATCGGCTCGTCCTTGAGCCTGACGCTGGATGGCTACTACATCAAGGTAAAGGACCGCGTGGTGCTCACCAGCCAGTTTAGTGCCCGCGACGGGGATGATAACCTGGACCCCGTTATCGGGGCCGACCTGGAGGCGCTGGGCGTGGGGCAGGCGCAGTTTTTTGCCAATGCCGCCGATACCCGCTCTTTGGGTCTGGATGTGGTGCTGAACCACACCGCTACGTTGGGCACCGGCCGGCTAAGCTCCACGTTGGCCGCCAACTTCAACCGCCTGCGCATCGAGCGGGTGCAGACCTCGGGCCGCCTGGCCGGGCGGGAGGAGGAGTTCTTTGGAGCCCGGGAGCAGGCCTTCGTGAAAGCCTCGGCGCCGCCCTCCAAAATCAACCTGACCTTCGACTACAAAGTCAGCAAGTGGGGCGCGCTGCTGCGCTTCGTGCGCTTCGATAAGGTGCAGCTTATCGACTGGGACGGGGCTCCGATGAACTATAAGGCCCGCATCACCACCGACCTGACCGTGAGCTACTCACTCAACGACCATTTGCAGCTGGCCGTGGGCAGCACTAATCTGGGCAACGTGTATCCCACGCTGTTCAACCCTCAGTTGACCGAAACCGGCGGCGCCTGGGACCCGGTGCAGATGGGGGCCAACGGTCGGTTTTACTTTGCTAAATTGCAGGCCCGTTTCTAAGCAGGTGCCAGCTACGCGTTAACTGTCATCCTGGCGAAGGAAGGACCTTATCCGGATAGAACGAATCGTAACACCGATTCTCGTTTCATCCGGATAAGGTCCTTCGCTTTACTCAGGATGACAAGCGTTTTTCGGCCCCTGCCAACCAACACCTGACAACTACCCAACATGAGAATCCGCTCTACTACCGTGCTTGGCGTGCGCCACAACGGCGAAATTGCCCTCGGCGCCGACGGCCAGGCGACTATGGATAAGCACGTGGCCAAGAGCAACGTGCGCAAGGTGCGCAAGCTCCAGGACGGCAAGGTCGTCACGGGCTTTGCCGGCTCCACGGCCGATGCCTTCATGCTGCTCGATAAGTTCGAGGAAAAGCTCGGCGGCTACGGCGGGCAGCTGCGCCGCGCCGCCATCGAGTTGGCCAAGGAGTGGCGCAAAGACCAGTACCTGCGCAAGCTCGAAGCCATGATGGTGGTCTGCGACAAGGACGAGCTGCTCATCATTGCCGGCACCGGCGACGTGCTGGAGCCTGACTCCGACGTGGCCGCCATCGGCTCGGGGGCCATGTACGCCCAGGCCGCCGCCCTGGCCCTGAAAAAGCATGCGCCCCACCTCACGGCCCGCCAGATGGTGGAAGAAGCCCTGCACATTGCCGCCGACATCTGCATCTACACCAACCACAACCTGATGATTGAGCAGCCGGTATAGGTTGTTATTGCTTGGTGCCTGATGCTTGGTGCTTAGTTGCACGGAGCGTTAGGTAGCGGGCACAGTTTCTTAATTTCTGTCTTTTTTTACCGCTGAAGCTGTCAGTAGTAACTGCTACTAAGCACTAGGCACTAAGCACCAAGCACTAACATGCAAATCACCAACTTCCTCAAGCACCACTACCGCCACTTCAACGCTGCTGCCCTGATTGATGCCGCCGAAGGCTACAACAAGCACCTGGCCGAAGGCGGTAAGATGATGATTACCCTGGCCGGCGCCATGAGCACCGCCGAAATGGGCATCCAGCTGGCCGAATTGATTCGCCAGGACAAGGTCCAGATCATCAGCTGCACCGGTGCCAACCTGGAAGAGGATATCTTCAACCTGGTAGCCCACGACTTCTACGAGCGGGTGCCCAACTACCGCGACCTGACGCCCGCCGACGAGCAGGCCCTGCTGGAGCGCCACATGAACCGCGTAACCGACACCTGCATTCCCGAGGAAGAAGCCATGCGCCGCCTCGAGCACTCGGTACTGAAGTTCTGGGAGAAGGCCGATAAGGCCGGCGAGCAGTACTTTCCCCACGAGTTCTTCTACCAGATCCTGAAGTCGGGCGAGCTGGAGCAGTACTACCAGATTGACCCCAAGGACAGTTGGATGCTGGCCGCCGCCGAGAAAAACCTGCCCATCATCTGCCCCGGTTGGGAAGACAGCACGCTGGGCAACATCTTCGCCGGCCACGTTATCAGCGGCGACATCAAGAACGTGCACACCGTGCGCACCGGTATCGAGTACATGATTTACCTGGCCGACTGGTACACCCAGCAGGCCACCGAGGAAAGCAAAGTGGGCTTCTTCCAGATTGGCGGCGGCATTGCCGGCGACTTCCCCATCTGCGTAGTACCCATGCTGCACCAGGACCTGGGCCGCACCAGCGTGCCGCTGTGGGGCTACTTCTGCCAGATTTCGGACTCGACCACCTCGTACGGCTCCTACTCCGGTGCCGTGCCGAACGAGAAAATCACCTGGGGCAAGCTGGGCCAGGACACGCCCAAGTTCATCATCGAGTCGGACGCGACCATCGTGGCCCCGCTGGTGTTTGCTATGGTGCTGGGGCAATAGTTCAGCCCTGTAATAGTTGATTTTGGAAAACGGACTGGCGCGCTGCCAGTCCGTTTTCTTGTTTTCGGGGCCTGCTGGTTGGCGTCCTTAGGTTGCCGGCCGCTGCTTAGGCTACGGTTAGCAGCAATGAAGCTGGGCAGCAGAATAGACCATCGAAAGCGCTTGGCTCTGCCGCCGCCAGCTGACCGAACTGAGTTGAGCAACTTGCAGAATGGCGCGTTTAACAATATAGAGTATTGAAGATTAATATATTCTTGCGAATGTTCTAATCATATTGAGTAAAGAAACATTTATACTTGTATTCGCTTAGATCTTATTTCCCTCACACTTATTGTTTTTGAATGAAACACTTTTCCGCAACCGGATCTGCCAGAGGGGCGTGCCCGCTACGAAGCTTAGGGCTTCTGACAGGAGTGTGGCTGTTTGCCCTCCCAGGATTGGCACAGTCCTTCTCCAGCAGCGTGCCGCCGGCACGCGCTACCACGGCTCCGCTCCCCAGCCTCGTGCTGCCGTCGCCGCTGCCCGGCAAGGTTGTCGGCACGGGTAGCAGCAGCCGGTTGCTGGCGGTGTCGCCGACGGTCACCAGCGTGTCGCCGATGCCCAACAAGGCCAGTGCCCCGCGCGCCAGCAACGTCACCTTTACGCTCTCGCAGGCGCTCAACGCGGGCTCCGCCAACGCCGTGCGCGTGTTTGGCAGCCGGCGCGGCGGGCTGCTGGCCGGCGCGGGCTCGGTGAGCGGCAGCACCGTCACCTTCAACCCGACCCTCGACTTCCAGCCCGGCGAAACGGTACAGGCTACCCTCACCACCGCGGCCCAGAGCACCAGCGGCATCCCCGTGGACCGGGGCTACGTCACGTCGTTTGTGGCGGCGGTCAGCAACGGTGCCGGCACCTACACGGCCGCCCCCAACCTCACCATTCCCGGCAACGGTCAGGGAGTTGCAATAGGCGACGTGAACGGTGATGGTATTATGGATGTCGTCATCGGGACGGGCAATAGCACCCTGCTCACGTACATTGGCACGGGCGGCGGCAGCTTCGCCGCGCCGGTGAGCACTGCCACCGGGTCTGGCCCCAGTCAGGTGGTGTTGGCCGACGTGGACAACGACGGCGACCTGGATGCCGTGACACCCAGCTTCGGGGCGGGCGGCACCTCGGTGCACCGCAACGTGGGCGGCGTGCTGGGCGCGGCTACCCTGCTCCCCACTGGCCCCAGTCCGCGGAATGTGGCCGTGGTAGATGTGGACGGCGACGGCGACCTGGATATTCTGACCAATAGCGTCGGCAACAGTAACGTGACGCTGAACCTGAACAACGCCGGCACGTTTGCCGCTGCCACGCAGGTTGCTACTACGGGCGCCAGTCCCTACGGGATAGCGGCCGCCGACTTCAACGGCGACGGTATCATGGACTTTGCCACGGCCGACGCTAATGGTAATACCTTGAGCATCAGGCTGGGCGTGGGCAATGGTACGTTCACCGCCGCTGCCAACGTTAACCCCGGCCTCACCCCCTTTGGCCTGGTCGCCGGCGACCTGAACGGTGACAATATCGCCGACCTGGTCACCTGCAACCGCAACGGTACGACCGTGGTAGTAGCTTTGGGCGTGGGCAACGGCACTTTTGGTACTCCTACCACCGTTACGGTTGGCTCGCAGCCCATCGACGTGAGCCTGGCCGACGTGGATGCCGATGGCGACCTGGACCTGCTGGTAGCCAATTTCAACGGCGCCAACGTGAGCGTGTGCCGCAACAGCGGCGCGGGCACGTTTGCCGCCGCGGCCACCTACGCTGCCAACACCCAGCCTTTCGTCATCATGCCGGGCGACGTGAACGGCGACGGGGCCCTGGACCTGGTAACCGCTAATCTTGCCAGCACTGCCACCACGGTGCTGTATAACGGGACCAGCCTGACGGATCTGACGGTGAGCACCACGGCCAACATCCCGGGCGGTGCCTACAACAACATCACCGTGACGGGCACGGGCGTGGGCACCGTTACGGGCTCAGTGTCGGTGGCCGGGGCCTTCGTGGTGCAGCCCGGCGGCGTGCTCAATACTAACTGCCAGGCCATCAGCGGCAGCGGCACCTTCACGCTCCAGGCCGGTGCCGAACTGCAGATCTGCGACCCGGCCGGCATCAGCAGCACCGGGGCTACCGGCGCGGTGCAGGTAATCGGGGCGCGCACCTTCAGCTTCTCGGGCCGCTACACTTACAACGGCACGGCGGCGCAAGTGACGGGCAACGCCCTGCCCAGCCGCGTGCGCGACCTGGCCGTAAGCAATGGCACCGGCGTGACGCTGAGCGCGGCCACCAGCGTGGCCCAGGTGCTGCGCCTGACCAGCGGCGTGCTGAACACCAACGGCCAGCCCCTGACGCTGCTCTCCACCGACTCGACCGGTACGGCCCTGGCCGTGAACACCAACGGCAGCGTGACGGGCAACGTGACGGTGCAGCGCTACATCAACCCCAGCCTGAACGCCGGGCCGGGCTACCGCCACTACGCCGCGCCCGTGACCAACACCACCGTGGCCGACCTGGCTACCGGTGGCCCCAACCCGTTTTCGCCCACGCTCAACGCGGCTTACAATACCTCGGCTACGCCCAACCTGATTACGCCTTTCCCCACGGTGTTTGGCTACGATGAGAGCCGCGTGCTGACCAGCCCCGCTACCACCTACTCGGGTTTCGACAAGGGCTGGTTTTCGCCCGCTGCCGCCACCGATCCGCTGACTCCGGGCCTGGGCTACACCGTTAATATTGCCGGCAGTGAGAAAGTTGACTTCGTGGGCACGCTCGGTAACGGCCCCGTCTCGCGCACGCTCAACCGGGCCGGTGGCTCCGAAGGCGGCCTGCACCTGGTGGGCAACCCGTACCCCGCCCCGCTGGACTGGAGCAAAGTCACCATTCCCGCCGGCCTCGACAATGCCATGTACGTGTACCAGAGCACCGCGCAGTACGCCGGTGGCTACCGCAGCTACGTGGGCGGCATCGGCGACCCGCTGGTGAGCAGCGGCCAGGGCTTCTTCGTCCGCGTGACGCCGGGTAGCTCGTCCGCCACGCTGACCTTCACCAACACGGCCCGCGTGACGACTTACGCCACCCAGCCGGCCTTCAACCGCTCGGCCGAAACCCGGCCCCTGGTGCAGCTGCGCTTGCAGGGCCAGGGCAGCCCCCTCACCGATGATGCCTACGTGTATCAGCAGGCCGATGCCACCGCCGGCATCGACGCGGCCTACGACGCGGTGAAGCTCTCCAACCCCCACGGCCTGAACGTGGCCTCTGTGGCCGCCGGCCAGGAAGTAGCCATCAACGGCCTGCCCGTGCTGACGGCGGCTACCGTGGTGCCCCTGCGCCTGACCGTGCCCCAAGCCGGCACTTACTCCCTCAGCGCCCAACAGCTGTTGAACACGGCGCCCGGCACCGTATTCCTGCACGACGACGTAACGGGCCGCGACGTGAACCTGAGCCAGCAGGCAGTGTATAGCTTTGAGCTGAGCAGCCTGACGGCCGCCAACCGCTTCTCGCTGCGCTTCGAGCCTTCCCGGCCATTGGCTGCCCAAGCCAGCCCATTGGCGGCCGCTACGGGCGTATATCCCAACCCGGCGCACGGCAGCTTCCTGGTGCAGCTCCCCAAAGTGGCCCAGGGCGGCACGGCCGAGCTGGTGCTGCTGAATGCCCTCGGGCAGCAGGTGCATCAGCAGGCCGCCGCACTGTCGGCGGTAGGCAGCAGCGCTACCGTACGGGTGCCGGCGCTGGCGGCTGGAGTCTACGTTCTGCAGGTGCGCCTGGGAACGGAAGTCATCAGCAAGCGCATCGTACTCAATTAATCGGAGAGCCGCAGGCAGGCCCGCTTTGCTTGCTTCTGCCGCTCTAATTGATGGGTAGTCCCGCTGCTGTCGGCCGGAAGGGCTACGGCAAAAAAAACACCCCGCGCTTCATAGTGCGGGGTGTTTTTATGTTGGGCTAGCCAATCTTGCCGATGCTGCGCCAGCGCCTGGAGTACTGCCACCATATTTCCGAATGTTCTACCCGTTGCGGCTCGTACTGCGGGGCCGTGCCGAACGAGAAAATCACCTGGGGCAAGCTGGGCCAGGACCCGCCCGGGCTCATCACCGGGTCGGACGCGGCCATCGTGGCCCGCTGGTGTTGAGTGTGACGCTGGGGCGCCTGCTACGTTGTAAAAAGCCCGCCGCTGAGGTTCAGCGGCGGGCTTTTTTGTGTGTTATTCCAGAAAACCGCGCTTAGTGAGCAGGGGCCACCGGGCGGGCCGGCGCGGGGGCTGCCGTGGTCTGGGCCTGCCGCTGGCGGCGCTGCTGCTCGATAATCTGCTTTTTCACCGCATCGGGCTGCAGGCTCATCCAGAGGATACCAATCAGAAGGGGCGGCAGGAAAATACCCAGCACGAAGGGGAAAAAGCCTCGTAGCAGCCGGCCCGCGAGGCTCAGGCCGGTGTGGGCCAGCATCGAGCCGTAGGCCCAGGTGGCGTAGCCCAGGCTCAGGGCCGATACCGCGAAGCTGACCTGCTGGATCTGGGGCGTGCCGGAGAAAACGTACGTGAGGGGCATAGCCAGCAAGGTCAGGAAATTGCAGGCGCCCGTAACGAAGGCTACCATGACCAGGCACTCGGCGTAGTTGTAGCCCCCAAGGCGCAAAAACAGGCGGGCAAAAGCGGCTATGATGGGCACCAGAGCCACGTAGTACCAGCTCAGGTACTTGGCCAGCAGGGCCGTGGACGTCTTCTGCATCTGCCACACGGCCTCGGGCACGGCCGGGTCGCGGGGCGGGGTCAGATCGATGTGCAGCACGGCGGACAAAAAGGCGTAGATACCGGTCACGAGCAGCAGCAGGGACAGGGGCGGGAAGTGGGGCTTGCGCTGCCCGGCCAGGTAGCCCCGGATGGTGGCGCCGGGGCGCAGCAGAAGGTTCCGCAGGGAGTACACAATGCCCTTGTCTACGTGCCAGATGCTGTGCGGAACCTCGTGGAGCATGTGGGCCATTGTGAGGCGGTGGGTGTGGTGGGCATCCTGCCCGCAGTGCCCGCAAAACCGCTCGGGCACCAGCGTGCCGCAGTTCAGGCAGGTGGCGGGGCCGGGCCCGGAGGCATGGCCCCCCGTGGCCCCGTGCCCGGAGCCGACCAGGGCCAGGTCGATAGCCAGCGTGGGAGGAGAGGTGATTTCCATGTAGGGTAGAGAGGATATTTTTGAAAGAAAGCCACTTGTTCTAAAAATTGCAAGCAAAAAAGCCCGCCGCTGATATTCAGCGGCGAGCTTTTTTGCAAACGTTTGGCCCTCTTAGGCCGGGATAATCGTGGTGAAGTCAGCATCGTAGGTGCGCCGTGACTCCCCCAGCTTAACCAACAACTCCTCCGCCGCTAGCCGGATTGCGGCCCAAGTGCTGTGGACGACAATAGACTCCCACCGCCAAAGCGAAGCTGGCACCGCGTCGACCTGGCTTTTGAAAGCCAGCAAGTCGTTTCTTAGAGCTTTGCTGACCTTACCGTGTCTGAAATTGGCCTCGAAGACCGGCTCGTTAAAAGCATATTCGTATTCCGATTCCAATTCGAAGACCGGGTCGAATACCGGCCCCGCCAAGCTATGCAGGTAGCTGGGAGAGGCGGCGAACAGTGCCAGCGAGTTGTAGAGGCAGCTGTAATAATAGGCAGCTTGAAACGCGTCTTCTGGGGTGCTCATGCTGCTGGAAAGTGCGTTTTGGGAGCAGTAACTACGGATTGTGCCCTACGCCAGCTCGGCCACCCGCACCTCCTGCGGCACGCCCACGGCCTCGAAGGCCTGGCTCAGGTCCAGCATCAGATCCTGAGCATCTTCCACCCCGATGCTGAGGCGAATCATCTGGGAGGTGATGCCCATTTCGAGCTGGTCGGCGGGGGTAATGTCGGAGTGGGTCATGGTGGCCGGGTGCTCGGCCAGGCTTTCGGTGCCGCCCAGGCTCACGGCCAGCTTGATGAGCTTCAGGGCGTTGAGGAAGCGGAAGGCTTCGGCCTCGCCGCCCCGGATGTCGAACGAAATCATGGAGCCGGGCGAGAGGCAGTGGCGGCGGTAGATGTCCTGCTGCTTGGGGCAGTGCTCCAGGTGGGTCAGGTAATAGGTGCGGGCCACCAGGGGGTGCTGCCGCAGCCAATCGGCAATAACCTGGGCCGAGGCGGCGGCGCGCTCCATGCGCAGCTTCAGGGTTTCGAGGCTACGCATCAGCATCCAGCCGGTGTTCGGGTCGCACATGGTGCCCATGAAGGTGCGCATTGCCTTGATTTCCTTCATCAGGCTTTTGCTGCTGAGGGCCGCGCCGGCAATCAGGTCGGAGTGGCCGCCCAGGAACTTGGTGGCCGAGTACAGCACCACGTCGGCGCCGTGCTTCAAGGGGTGCTGGAACACGGGGCCCAGGAAGGTATTATCCACCACCAGGCGCACGGGTTTCTCGGCCGAGCCGTAGCGGCGGGCCAGGGCGGCGCAGGCTTCCAGGTCGACGAGGTGGTTGGTGGGGTTGGCGGGCGTTTCCACGAAAATCATGGCCAGGCGGCCGGGGGCAATGGCCGCGGCCTGGGCTTCGAGCTGCTCGGGCGTGGCGGTGGGCAAAAAGCCCTGGGCCTCGATGCCGAACTTGCGCAGCACGTTCTTGAGGAAGAAGTCGGAGCCGCCGTACACGGGC is a window from the Hymenobacter aquaticus genome containing:
- a CDS encoding pyruvate dehydrogenase complex dihydrolipoamide acetyltransferase; this translates as MAEIIKMPKMSDTMTEGVIASWLKKVGDKVKSGDVLAEVETDKATMELENYEDGTLLYIGPKETESVPVDGVLAIVGKEGEDISALLSQIQGGGAPAAAAPAPEAAPAPAPAAAPAPAAAPAPAPAPVAAAPAAPAGNGKKATVIRMPKMSDTMTEGTIASWQKKVGDKVKSGDVLAEVETDKATMELENYDDGTLLYIGPKEGEAVAVDGILAIIGEEGADIQSLLGGQSGGAAPAPAAAPAAEAAPAASAPAPAAPVAAAAAAPQAATTTGGRLFASPLAKSIAREKGIDLNTIKGSGENGRIVSRDLESAQPGAAPAAAPQAAPAAAPQAAPAAAAPQAAAPAPAAAPAAQPADGTYTDTPVSQMRKVIARRLSESLFTAPHFYLTMEILMDRAMEVRTQLNTLSPVKLSFNDLVIKAAAVALKQHPAVNSSWLGDKIRQNKVVNIGVAVAVDEGLLVPVVRNADGKGLATIATEVKELAGKAKSKKLQPAEWEGSTFTISNLGMFGIEEFTAIINPPDACILAVGGIKQTAVVRDGQLAIGNVMKVTLSCDHRVVDGATGAAFLQTLKALLEDPMKMLI
- a CDS encoding TonB-dependent receptor; amino-acid sequence: MRKSIAVVALCMASATAWGQSQTLSGRVLDAAGRPVIGATVVEKGTNNGTATDNAGRFTLSSRTSSPRLLISSIGFAPQEVTAGSGEISVSLAEATTSLGTVQVVGSRSQNRSVTDSPSPVDIIDLREVTTKTGQLDVNQLLQFVAPSFNSNRQTGSDGADHVDPASLRGLGPDQTLVLVNGKRQHQSALVNLFGSRGRGNTGTDLNVIPAASIERIEILRDGAAAQYGSDAIAGVINIVLKSSVDELTASVNYGAYEAKYRRDDQKFDGGNFNANVNYGLGLGERGSFINATLDFNQRQHTQRADVPSPDGLARREYGDPKVSNVSAYLNSKFAVSDQTYVYAFGGANKRQGDAYAWTRFADDDRNVPAIYPNGFDPIITSDIWDASAVLGLRTKLGEWDLDLSNNFGSNRFEYGVRNSLNASLGASSPTSFRAGGFQLQQQVQSVGLTRNYKTVLQGLNLAAGAEWRHEWYTLFAGEEKSYRNYNADFTGGSQGFPGFQPSDEIKAQRDNLGLYVDAELSVTAQWLVAAALRYEHYTDFGSTLTYKASTRYNLTEFLTLRGTYSTGFRAPSLAQINFNSTFTNFIGGDPVEVLLARNNSAVTQKLGIPSLRQETSNSANIGLTSRIGSSLSLTLDGYYIKVKDRVVLTSQFSARDGDDNLDPVIGADLEALGVGQAQFFANAADTRSLGLDVVLNHTATLGTGRLSSTLAANFNRLRIERVQTSGRLAGREEEFFGAREQAFVKASAPPSKINLTFDYKVSKWGALLRFVRFDKVQLIDWDGAPMNYKARITTDLTVSYSLNDHLQLAVGSTNLGNVYPTLFNPQLTETGGAWDPVQMGANGRFYFAKLQARF
- the hslV gene encoding ATP-dependent protease subunit HslV, coding for MRIRSTTVLGVRHNGEIALGADGQATMDKHVAKSNVRKVRKLQDGKVVTGFAGSTADAFMLLDKFEEKLGGYGGQLRRAAIELAKEWRKDQYLRKLEAMMVVCDKDELLIIAGTGDVLEPDSDVAAIGSGAMYAQAAALALKKHAPHLTARQMVEEALHIAADICIYTNHNLMIEQPV
- a CDS encoding deoxyhypusine synthase family protein gives rise to the protein MQITNFLKHHYRHFNAAALIDAAEGYNKHLAEGGKMMITLAGAMSTAEMGIQLAELIRQDKVQIISCTGANLEEDIFNLVAHDFYERVPNYRDLTPADEQALLERHMNRVTDTCIPEEEAMRRLEHSVLKFWEKADKAGEQYFPHEFFYQILKSGELEQYYQIDPKDSWMLAAAEKNLPIICPGWEDSTLGNIFAGHVISGDIKNVHTVRTGIEYMIYLADWYTQQATEESKVGFFQIGGGIAGDFPICVVPMLHQDLGRTSVPLWGYFCQISDSTTSYGSYSGAVPNEKITWGKLGQDTPKFIIESDATIVAPLVFAMVLGQ
- a CDS encoding FG-GAP-like repeat-containing protein is translated as MAQSFSSSVPPARATTAPLPSLVLPSPLPGKVVGTGSSSRLLAVSPTVTSVSPMPNKASAPRASNVTFTLSQALNAGSANAVRVFGSRRGGLLAGAGSVSGSTVTFNPTLDFQPGETVQATLTTAAQSTSGIPVDRGYVTSFVAAVSNGAGTYTAAPNLTIPGNGQGVAIGDVNGDGIMDVVIGTGNSTLLTYIGTGGGSFAAPVSTATGSGPSQVVLADVDNDGDLDAVTPSFGAGGTSVHRNVGGVLGAATLLPTGPSPRNVAVVDVDGDGDLDILTNSVGNSNVTLNLNNAGTFAAATQVATTGASPYGIAAADFNGDGIMDFATADANGNTLSIRLGVGNGTFTAAANVNPGLTPFGLVAGDLNGDNIADLVTCNRNGTTVVVALGVGNGTFGTPTTVTVGSQPIDVSLADVDADGDLDLLVANFNGANVSVCRNSGAGTFAAAATYAANTQPFVIMPGDVNGDGALDLVTANLASTATTVLYNGTSLTDLTVSTTANIPGGAYNNITVTGTGVGTVTGSVSVAGAFVVQPGGVLNTNCQAISGSGTFTLQAGAELQICDPAGISSTGATGAVQVIGARTFSFSGRYTYNGTAAQVTGNALPSRVRDLAVSNGTGVTLSAATSVAQVLRLTSGVLNTNGQPLTLLSTDSTGTALAVNTNGSVTGNVTVQRYINPSLNAGPGYRHYAAPVTNTTVADLATGGPNPFSPTLNAAYNTSATPNLITPFPTVFGYDESRVLTSPATTYSGFDKGWFSPAAATDPLTPGLGYTVNIAGSEKVDFVGTLGNGPVSRTLNRAGGSEGGLHLVGNPYPAPLDWSKVTIPAGLDNAMYVYQSTAQYAGGYRSYVGGIGDPLVSSGQGFFVRVTPGSSSATLTFTNTARVTTYATQPAFNRSAETRPLVQLRLQGQGSPLTDDAYVYQQADATAGIDAAYDAVKLSNPHGLNVASVAAGQEVAINGLPVLTAATVVPLRLTVPQAGTYSLSAQQLLNTAPGTVFLHDDVTGRDVNLSQQAVYSFELSSLTAANRFSLRFEPSRPLAAQASPLAAATGVYPNPAHGSFLVQLPKVAQGGTAELVLLNALGQQVHQQAAALSAVGSSATVRVPALAAGVYVLQVRLGTEVISKRIVLN
- a CDS encoding DUF3667 domain-containing protein; amino-acid sequence: MEITSPPTLAIDLALVGSGHGATGGHASGPGPATCLNCGTLVPERFCGHCGQDAHHTHRLTMAHMLHEVPHSIWHVDKGIVYSLRNLLLRPGATIRGYLAGQRKPHFPPLSLLLLVTGIYAFLSAVLHIDLTPPRDPAVPEAVWQMQKTSTALLAKYLSWYYVALVPIIAAFARLFLRLGGYNYAECLVMVAFVTGACNFLTLLAMPLTYVFSGTPQIQQVSFAVSALSLGYATWAYGSMLAHTGLSLAGRLLRGFFPFVLGIFLPPLLIGILWMSLQPDAVKKQIIEQQRRQRQAQTTAAPAPARPVAPAH